One genomic region from Halobacteria archaeon AArc-dxtr1 encodes:
- a CDS encoding cytochrome C biogenesis protein, whose translation MTSTTASLIEFFLLGLATPLTASCVLPLYPSFLAYLAATGDRSRSPSVAVLGALVVAGVITFMAIVGVLWTTVFRGGVSGAVTLLSPIAFAVLAVVGAALVIAPNGFARLPTVEPPHSRYPTLSAFGYGFFFGAIVIPCNPGLIALFLSRSTVAFPAFDSQVEVLAGFLAFGLGIGTPLLAFAVLAQPYSRRVTRTLARYSGPINRFVGVVLVVVSLYYLIVVFGVGALL comes from the coding sequence ATGACGTCAACGACCGCCTCTCTGATCGAGTTCTTCTTGCTCGGCCTCGCCACGCCGCTGACGGCCTCGTGTGTCCTCCCGCTCTACCCGAGCTTTCTCGCATACTTGGCTGCGACCGGGGACCGATCTCGCAGTCCGTCAGTTGCTGTGCTCGGCGCGCTCGTCGTCGCTGGCGTCATCACGTTCATGGCGATCGTCGGTGTCCTGTGGACGACCGTCTTCCGGGGCGGCGTCTCGGGCGCCGTCACCCTGCTCTCACCGATCGCGTTCGCCGTGCTAGCGGTTGTCGGCGCGGCGCTCGTGATCGCACCCAACGGGTTCGCCAGGCTCCCGACCGTCGAGCCGCCTCACAGCCGGTATCCGACGTTGTCGGCGTTTGGGTACGGCTTCTTTTTCGGTGCGATCGTCATCCCCTGCAACCCGGGGCTGATCGCACTGTTTCTCAGCCGCTCGACGGTCGCATTTCCCGCCTTCGACTCCCAGGTCGAGGTGCTGGCTGGCTTCCTCGCCTTCGGGTTGGGGATCGGCACACCCCTGCTGGCGTTCGCGGTGCTCGCCCAGCCCTACAGCCGCCGCGTCACCCGGACGCTCGCGCGGTACAGCGGTCCGATCAACCGGTTCGTCGGTGTCGTGCTGGTCGTGGTCTCGCTGTACTACCTGATCGTCGTCTTCGGCGTCGGTGCGCTGCTGTAA
- a CDS encoding N-acyl homoserine lactonase family protein — MVEATLTPVERGTVSADANGVFEGHTRGTASEPNPEIELLEAPVYNVVIDHPAGTILWDTGSHPDAATGHWPAPLYDAFKHTDLRPLEDDLADAGYSVSDIDAVIQSHLHLDHAGGLYAFEGTETPIYVHERELKYAYYSAKTDTADGDPAYLAGDFDRDLAWKIVHGDRAHAFEGIEFVRLPGHTPGLLGVVLELDGTGTVVLAGDQAFLRANYEDEHPMGGDLLWSKRDWFESLRRVRKIARRQNATVICGHDPGAPEQLRSL; from the coding sequence ATGGTTGAGGCCACCCTCACCCCGGTCGAACGCGGGACAGTCTCCGCCGATGCGAACGGCGTCTTCGAGGGGCACACCAGAGGAACTGCCAGTGAGCCGAACCCCGAGATCGAACTGCTCGAGGCGCCGGTGTACAACGTCGTCATCGACCACCCAGCGGGGACGATTCTCTGGGATACCGGCTCCCATCCCGACGCCGCCACAGGCCACTGGCCCGCCCCTCTCTACGACGCCTTCAAGCACACCGACTTGCGTCCGCTCGAAGACGACCTGGCGGACGCGGGCTATTCAGTCTCGGACATCGACGCCGTAATCCAGTCACATCTCCACCTCGATCACGCCGGCGGCCTCTACGCCTTCGAGGGCACTGAGACGCCAATCTACGTCCACGAACGCGAGCTGAAGTACGCCTACTACAGCGCGAAAACTGACACCGCAGACGGCGATCCCGCGTACCTCGCCGGCGACTTCGACCGCGACCTCGCCTGGAAGATCGTCCATGGCGATCGCGCCCACGCCTTCGAGGGGATCGAGTTCGTCCGCCTCCCCGGACACACGCCCGGCCTCCTCGGGGTCGTCCTCGAACTCGACGGTACCGGCACGGTCGTCCTCGCGGGCGATCAGGCCTTCCTCCGGGCGAACTACGAGGACGAACACCCGATGGGTGGCGACCTGCTCTGGAGCAAGCGCGACTGGTTCGAGAGTTTGCGGCGAGTCAGAAAGATAGCACGGCGGCAGAACGCGACGGTGATCTGTGGCCACGATCCCGGCGCACCGGAACAGCTTCGGTCGCTGTGA
- a CDS encoding NAD(P)-dependent alcohol dehydrogenase has protein sequence MKAFVMDGIGETGVTEKDRPEFGPSDAILKPTKGLICTSDCHTVHGAIGDRENLTLGHEVVGVVDQVGEAVTDFESGDRVAVGAITPDWSSEAAQDGHPSQSQGALGGWKFANVKDGTFAEYVHVNDADGNLAHIPDGVSDHEALYTTDMMTTGFAAAENAAIPIGGTVAVFAQGPVGLMATKGASLQGAGTIIAVEAVPKRQELAREYGADHVVDFSQTDSVEEIMELTDGVGVDAAIEALGSDQTLQDAITVVKPGGTVSNVGYHGDGEYRHIPREEWGVGMAEIDIVTDLCPGGRLRIKRLLRLLENDRLDPTKMTTHEFEFDEIEAAFEMMDEKEDDIIKPLIHFE, from the coding sequence ATGAAAGCGTTCGTAATGGACGGGATCGGAGAAACTGGCGTAACCGAAAAAGATCGTCCCGAGTTCGGGCCCAGTGACGCGATTCTCAAGCCTACGAAAGGGCTCATTTGTACGTCGGACTGCCACACTGTCCACGGTGCAATCGGGGATCGCGAAAACCTCACCCTCGGACACGAAGTCGTCGGTGTCGTCGATCAGGTCGGAGAAGCAGTCACTGATTTTGAATCGGGAGACCGCGTGGCTGTCGGTGCAATTACGCCGGATTGGAGCTCCGAAGCGGCACAAGACGGTCACCCCTCCCAGTCACAAGGCGCGTTAGGCGGGTGGAAGTTCGCAAATGTAAAAGACGGAACGTTCGCGGAGTACGTCCACGTGAACGATGCCGATGGAAATCTTGCACATATCCCCGATGGGGTAAGCGATCACGAGGCGTTGTACACGACCGATATGATGACTACCGGATTCGCAGCGGCCGAAAACGCAGCCATCCCAATCGGTGGGACAGTCGCGGTATTCGCGCAGGGGCCGGTTGGATTGATGGCAACGAAAGGGGCGTCATTACAGGGAGCAGGGACGATCATCGCGGTCGAGGCCGTTCCAAAACGACAAGAACTCGCTCGGGAGTACGGTGCCGACCACGTCGTCGATTTCAGTCAGACGGATTCAGTCGAAGAGATTATGGAGCTAACTGATGGCGTGGGCGTCGATGCTGCTATCGAAGCACTCGGCAGCGATCAAACGTTACAGGATGCGATCACGGTCGTAAAACCAGGTGGCACTGTCTCTAACGTCGGCTATCACGGTGACGGTGAGTATCGACATATTCCACGCGAAGAGTGGGGCGTTGGAATGGCCGAAATAGACATCGTGACTGATCTTTGCCCAGGGGGGCGATTGCGCATCAAGCGACTCCTGCGACTTCTGGAGAACGACCGCCTTGACCCAACGAAAATGACGACACACGAGTTCGAGTTCGACGAGATCGAAGCGGCGTTCGAAATGATGGACGAAAAAGAAGACGACATCATCAAGCCGTTAATTCACTTCGAGTAA
- a CDS encoding transporter — MVRLSTVVILAGVVFLFIPIPPIATIAGILTIAAGIGLRIFTDH, encoded by the coding sequence ATGGTCAGACTCTCCACAGTCGTGATCCTCGCCGGTGTCGTCTTCCTGTTCATCCCCATTCCGCCCATCGCGACGATCGCGGGAATCCTTACCATTGCGGCCGGGATCGGGCTTCGGATATTCACCGATCACTGA
- a CDS encoding NAD(P)/FAD-dependent oxidoreductase, which yields MSETPSVLVVGSGLAGLVAARHLAAADVDVTCLERRERVGGRVRTVERDGYRLDRGFQVLFTGYPAVRRELDLDSLSLRTFAPGAVLAGPGRRRILGDPFRDPRTVPASVLATEITLADKLRVLRLREELRRRPLEFAPDPDETDVSIATYLRERGFSERFLANFAAPFYGGITLDRSLSTSARVFEYTFGALARGEIAVPEAGMGAITRQLAAAARAAGAEIETGIGVASIAERRDESTVTIRTEDGERRSADAVVVATDPRSARDLTGVASIPTDARSCVTQYYRLPPGSDLGVGPRLLVNTRRDGPNHVVPHTAVAPSYAPEDETLLSATYLGEPEADDATLAEQTRESLGWWFPERGFDELSVVHTDRIPFAQFAQPPGIHETLPDTRDGGEGVYLAGEYTRWSSIQGAMESGCQAAGAVLADQH from the coding sequence ATGTCGGAAACGCCTTCGGTACTCGTGGTTGGCTCGGGGCTGGCCGGGCTTGTCGCCGCCCGACACCTCGCGGCGGCCGACGTGGACGTGACCTGTCTCGAGCGCCGCGAGCGCGTCGGCGGTCGCGTCCGGACGGTCGAGCGCGACGGCTACCGGCTCGATCGCGGCTTTCAGGTGCTGTTTACCGGCTACCCGGCCGTCCGCCGAGAGCTCGATCTCGACAGCCTCTCCTTGCGAACGTTCGCACCTGGCGCGGTACTTGCGGGGCCCGGCCGTCGACGGATTCTCGGCGATCCGTTTCGGGATCCACGAACGGTTCCCGCCTCCGTTCTGGCGACCGAGATCACGCTCGCGGACAAGCTTCGCGTGCTCCGCCTGCGCGAAGAACTCCGGCGTCGCCCCCTCGAGTTCGCGCCCGATCCAGACGAGACGGACGTCTCGATCGCGACGTACCTGCGCGAGCGGGGCTTCTCCGAGCGCTTTCTCGCGAACTTCGCGGCACCGTTCTATGGGGGTATCACGCTCGACCGGTCACTGTCGACCTCGGCACGCGTCTTCGAGTACACGTTCGGGGCGCTCGCCCGCGGAGAGATCGCGGTGCCAGAGGCAGGAATGGGAGCGATCACCCGCCAGCTCGCCGCAGCCGCACGGGCGGCCGGAGCCGAGATCGAGACGGGCATCGGCGTTGCCTCGATCGCAGAACGACGGGATGAGAGCACGGTGACGATCCGAACCGAGGACGGCGAGCGCCGATCTGCCGACGCCGTCGTCGTCGCGACCGATCCCCGTTCGGCTCGCGATCTGACTGGCGTCGCGTCGATTCCGACCGACGCACGATCCTGTGTCACCCAGTACTACCGGCTCCCTCCCGGCTCCGACCTCGGGGTTGGTCCGCGATTGCTCGTCAACACCCGACGGGACGGACCGAACCACGTCGTCCCGCACACGGCCGTAGCGCCGTCGTACGCACCCGAGGACGAGACGCTGTTGAGCGCGACCTACCTCGGTGAGCCAGAGGCCGACGATGCGACCCTCGCCGAGCAGACCAGAGAGAGCCTCGGCTGGTGGTTTCCCGAGCGCGGGTTCGACGAACTTTCCGTGGTACACACGGACCGCATCCCGTTCGCACAGTTCGCCCAGCCGCCGGGTATCCACGAGACACTTCCGGACACCCGTGACGGAGGCGAGGGCGTCTACCTCGCCGGCGAGTACACTCGCTGGTCCTCGATTCAGGGCGCGATGGAGAGCGGCTGCCAGGCCGCTGGCGCAGTCCTCGCAGATCAGCACTGA
- a CDS encoding metallophosphoesterase — MDGPAFGPGPEVSPRERCVWLPDARTLVLADPHLGKGTASAVEAPLADGTDATARLEGLLSDLGPQELVIAGDLLHSFSHVPRGVTDDLRAIQALVADAGADLVVTPGNHDVLLEEVFDGRTPAEHCLADGETAVCHGHELPKADAERYVIGHDHPALSVDGRKRPCVLYGPGAYEGADVIVLPTFTRVARGTTVNARRTSDFQSPLIRDIDGFRPGVYDPETGETLWFPPLGECRDLL; from the coding sequence ATGGATGGCCCCGCGTTCGGCCCTGGCCCGGAGGTTTCGCCTCGGGAGCGCTGCGTCTGGCTTCCGGACGCCCGAACCCTTGTCCTCGCCGATCCCCATCTCGGGAAGGGTACAGCCTCGGCCGTCGAGGCACCCCTGGCCGACGGTACGGACGCGACGGCGCGTCTCGAAGGGCTCCTTTCCGATCTCGGCCCGCAGGAACTCGTCATCGCGGGTGATCTGCTCCACTCGTTTTCCCACGTTCCACGCGGTGTTACCGATGATTTGCGGGCGATCCAGGCGCTCGTCGCCGACGCCGGTGCGGACCTCGTGGTGACGCCCGGCAACCACGACGTTCTGCTCGAGGAGGTCTTCGACGGCCGGACCCCCGCCGAACACTGCCTTGCAGACGGCGAGACGGCCGTCTGTCACGGCCACGAATTGCCCAAGGCGGATGCCGAACGGTACGTGATCGGGCACGACCACCCTGCCCTGTCGGTCGACGGGCGCAAGCGTCCGTGCGTGCTCTACGGTCCCGGCGCCTACGAGGGCGCCGACGTGATCGTCCTCCCGACGTTCACCCGTGTAGCCCGCGGGACGACGGTAAACGCACGTCGAACCAGCGACTTCCAGTCACCGCTGATTCGAGATATCGACGGCTTTCGGCCCGGCGTCTACGACCCGGAGACAGGCGAGACGCTGTGGTTTCCGCCGCTCGGGGAGTGTCGCGACCTGCTCTGA
- the artA gene encoding archaeosortase A codes for MPSTSVADAGGSSVASTVDSSVLTSAAFEGGAGPVVAVVSAIGATDALAWGSILIFVLAIALQWRGAPDPARYTAAVAWVLFGVFWLTMAPYYHYDVQSPLQTVLALAALPLCAYTGYLLVQGRESLLLLTKAVAIMGLIYLPAETIPFVRRWLIETTAVQTHYGMELLGHSPGINEGANGYESRFDFDPDETATGRTTYIVLACTGLGSMAIFGGLIASVSAPLKRKVSAFALAIGVIWFLNLTRNVFIGLASPWGWFQQDWLVSFMTTYLGTEANRVSYVVAHNYISQLLAVVALLGITYLLVKIVPEILAPLEEVLFVLTGNEYDLESAIGEPAPGRSTEPGD; via the coding sequence ATGCCCTCCACCTCGGTCGCGGACGCGGGCGGATCGAGTGTCGCGTCCACGGTCGACTCATCGGTGCTCACGTCGGCCGCGTTCGAGGGTGGGGCAGGACCGGTCGTCGCCGTCGTGAGTGCGATTGGGGCGACCGACGCCCTCGCGTGGGGATCGATTCTGATCTTCGTGCTGGCGATCGCTCTCCAATGGCGCGGAGCGCCCGACCCGGCGCGGTACACCGCCGCGGTGGCCTGGGTGCTCTTTGGCGTCTTCTGGCTGACGATGGCTCCGTACTACCACTACGACGTCCAGAGTCCCCTCCAGACCGTACTGGCGCTGGCGGCGCTGCCGCTGTGTGCTTACACCGGCTACCTGCTCGTCCAGGGGCGGGAGTCGCTGCTGTTGCTCACCAAGGCGGTGGCGATCATGGGGCTGATATACCTCCCCGCCGAGACGATCCCGTTCGTCCGCCGGTGGCTCATCGAAACGACGGCGGTCCAGACCCACTACGGGATGGAACTGCTCGGTCACAGTCCCGGGATCAACGAGGGCGCGAACGGCTACGAGAGTCGCTTCGATTTCGACCCTGATGAGACCGCCACCGGGCGGACGACCTACATCGTCCTCGCGTGTACGGGTCTGGGAAGTATGGCAATCTTTGGCGGACTCATCGCCTCCGTCTCCGCACCGCTCAAGCGAAAGGTATCCGCATTTGCGCTCGCGATCGGCGTCATCTGGTTTCTGAACCTCACCCGTAACGTTTTCATCGGCCTCGCCTCACCGTGGGGCTGGTTCCAGCAGGACTGGCTCGTCTCGTTTATGACGACCTATTTGGGCACTGAGGCCAACCGCGTCTCCTACGTCGTCGCACACAACTACATCTCGCAGCTGCTGGCAGTGGTGGCTCTGCTCGGGATCACCTATCTCCTCGTGAAGATCGTGCCCGAGATTCTGGCGCCGTTAGAGGAGGTACTGTTCGTCCTCACCGGCAACGAGTACGACCTCGAGAGCGCGATTGGGGAGCCGGCTCCTGGCAGGAGCACTGAGCCGGGAGACTGA
- a CDS encoding winged helix-turn-helix transcriptional regulator, translating to MVDVLDSKRSATRFRILVQIAQRQPAVSQGEIADEVGVTSQAVSEYIRELVDDGLVEKEGRSRYRVTKEGVDWLFQAADAVRRFADHVTEDVLATMSEDAAIATDDVTEGETVSLSVQDGLLHATPGEEGPATGVATTDAAADTDVGVTSFEGVIDLEPGTVTVLQVPAVRAGGSRAIDDDAVATHCEDADLVAASGIEAIVASRRAGSEPAVTFGVGGVAADAAERGLSVTVVATTDVVGRVTDALRDAEVAYEVLEG from the coding sequence ATGGTCGACGTCCTCGATAGCAAGCGATCCGCGACTCGTTTTCGGATCTTAGTCCAGATCGCCCAGCGCCAGCCCGCGGTCAGCCAGGGGGAGATCGCAGACGAGGTCGGCGTGACGAGCCAGGCGGTCAGCGAGTACATCCGCGAACTCGTCGATGACGGACTCGTCGAGAAGGAGGGGCGATCGCGCTACCGAGTCACCAAGGAGGGCGTCGACTGGCTCTTCCAGGCAGCCGACGCAGTCCGGCGCTTTGCTGACCACGTCACCGAAGACGTCCTCGCGACGATGAGCGAGGACGCTGCGATCGCTACCGACGACGTAACCGAGGGCGAGACTGTCTCCCTCTCGGTTCAAGATGGGCTGCTCCACGCTACTCCCGGCGAGGAGGGGCCCGCCACAGGCGTCGCGACGACCGACGCTGCTGCCGACACCGACGTCGGCGTCACGAGCTTCGAAGGCGTCATCGACCTCGAACCGGGTACTGTCACCGTTCTTCAGGTGCCAGCGGTCAGAGCCGGCGGCAGCCGAGCGATCGACGACGACGCCGTCGCCACACACTGCGAGGACGCGGATCTCGTCGCCGCAAGCGGCATTGAGGCCATCGTCGCCTCTCGGCGAGCGGGCAGCGAGCCCGCAGTTACCTTCGGCGTTGGCGGTGTCGCGGCCGACGCCGCCGAGCGCGGGCTCTCAGTGACCGTGGTCGCGACGACCGACGTGGTCGGCCGAGTCACCGACGCGCTTCGGGACGCCGAGGTGGCCTACGAGGTTCTCGAGGGGTAA
- a CDS encoding class I SAM-dependent methyltransferase — METNDVHRRWAGRSTAYSPEYYAYYGPNETSELLRSHLEATVGTDATVLEPGCSAGRHLAHLHEHGFRDLSGIDLNDESFDVLAENYPGLATDGSFYADAIEAIVPEFDDGAFDAVYTVETLQHIPPENDDAFAELARIADDTIVTVENEGHTDGEAGNADDEAGNADNDVGSCDTETEDSDNDAGQPVDEHVSYVDDGIPLYHRRWDRVFETLGFVERESQSLERDTLRVFRRPER; from the coding sequence ATGGAGACCAACGACGTACACCGACGATGGGCGGGCCGCTCGACTGCGTACTCACCGGAGTACTACGCGTACTACGGACCGAACGAGACGAGCGAGTTGCTCCGCTCACACCTCGAGGCGACCGTTGGAACGGACGCAACCGTCTTAGAGCCCGGTTGTAGCGCCGGACGCCACCTCGCACACTTACACGAGCATGGGTTCCGCGACCTCTCGGGAATCGACCTGAACGACGAGAGCTTCGACGTCCTTGCCGAGAACTATCCGGGGCTGGCTACAGACGGATCGTTCTACGCCGACGCGATCGAAGCGATCGTCCCCGAGTTCGACGACGGCGCGTTCGACGCGGTCTACACCGTCGAGACGCTCCAACACATCCCGCCGGAAAACGACGACGCGTTCGCAGAGCTAGCCCGGATCGCCGACGACACGATTGTGACGGTCGAGAACGAAGGCCACACCGACGGCGAAGCCGGGAACGCTGACGACGAAGCCGGGAACGCCGACAACGACGTCGGGAGCTGCGATACTGAGACCGAGGACTCCGATAACGACGCCGGACAGCCCGTCGACGAACACGTCAGCTACGTCGACGACGGGATCCCACTCTACCACCGGCGCTGGGACCGCGTCTTCGAGACGTTAGGGTTCGTCGAGCGCGAGTCGCAGTCGCTAGAGCGGGATACCCTCAGGGTGTTCCGTCGACCGGAACGGTAG
- a CDS encoding proteasome assembly chaperone family protein: MDELEIDAVAEVTLDDPVLLEGLPGVGHVGKLVADHILEEFADEATLVRRIYSREFPPQVTVEDGVASLTCATVHAITPSDGRDLLVLTGDHQAQTNDGHYLLTSAFLDIAESFGASEAYALGGVPTGELIDEYAVVGAVTDDPLREPLEEAGVEFRENEPAGGIVGVSGLLLGLGARRGVDAACLMGETSGYLVDPKSARAVLEVLEEVLGFEIDYESLDERAEEMEEVIGKIEEMEQQQQGMDVPMDEDLRYIG, encoded by the coding sequence ATGGACGAACTCGAGATCGACGCAGTCGCCGAGGTGACACTGGATGATCCCGTTCTTCTTGAGGGGCTGCCCGGTGTCGGGCACGTCGGCAAGCTGGTTGCCGATCACATACTCGAGGAGTTCGCCGACGAGGCCACGCTCGTTCGGCGGATCTACTCGCGAGAGTTCCCCCCGCAGGTTACCGTTGAGGACGGCGTCGCGTCATTAACGTGTGCGACCGTCCACGCGATCACGCCCTCGGACGGTCGGGACTTACTCGTGCTTACGGGTGATCACCAGGCCCAGACGAACGACGGACACTACCTGCTGACGAGTGCGTTTCTCGACATCGCCGAGAGCTTCGGCGCGTCCGAAGCGTACGCTCTCGGCGGGGTGCCGACCGGCGAACTGATCGACGAGTACGCCGTCGTCGGCGCCGTGACCGACGACCCCCTGCGTGAGCCACTCGAGGAGGCTGGCGTCGAGTTCCGGGAGAACGAGCCCGCAGGCGGGATCGTCGGCGTCTCCGGACTCCTGCTTGGCCTCGGTGCCCGCCGGGGTGTCGACGCTGCCTGCCTCATGGGCGAAACCAGCGGGTATCTCGTCGATCCGAAAAGCGCCCGTGCCGTTCTGGAAGTGCTCGAGGAAGTGCTCGGCTTCGAAATCGACTACGAGAGTTTAGACGAGCGCGCAGAGGAGATGGAGGAAGTCATCGGGAAGATAGAAGAGATGGAACAACAGCAACAGGGAATGGACGTCCCGATGGACGAGGATCTGCGATACATCGGCTGA
- a CDS encoding RNA-protein complex protein Nop10 — MKSDIRICSAWQDVHDRPVYTLSDSCPECGEPAVNSAPAPFDPEDPHGEYRRALKRRQ, encoded by the coding sequence ATGAAATCCGACATTCGGATCTGTTCGGCGTGGCAGGACGTCCACGACCGCCCGGTGTATACGCTCTCAGATAGCTGTCCGGAGTGTGGCGAACCGGCGGTCAACAGTGCTCCTGCACCGTTTGATCCCGAAGATCCCCACGGTGAGTACCGGCGCGCGCTCAAGCGTCGCCAGTAA
- a CDS encoding translation initiation factor IF-2 subunit alpha gives MKYSGWPDPGELVVGKIDEIEDFGVFADLEEYQDKRGLIHISEVASGWIKNVRDHVREGQIVVCKVLDVDEDAQQIDLSLKDVNDHQRSDKIQEWKNEQKADNWMELAFGEEIDDEEYTAIANELLTTHPSLYAAFKQAAIHGAEAIDGTDLDDAEIEAVVETARENVSVPYVNVTGYVDLENPSASGVDGIRQALEAAAGNGEVPEEVELDVTYVGAPEYRIKVKAPNYKTAEAQLEESAQRAIAAVESEGGDGEYHRERRSDDE, from the coding sequence ATGAAGTACAGCGGCTGGCCCGACCCCGGCGAACTCGTCGTCGGCAAGATCGACGAGATCGAAGACTTCGGCGTCTTCGCCGACCTAGAGGAGTACCAGGATAAGCGCGGGCTCATCCACATCTCGGAGGTTGCCTCCGGCTGGATCAAGAACGTCCGCGACCACGTCCGCGAGGGCCAGATCGTCGTCTGTAAGGTTCTAGATGTCGACGAGGACGCCCAGCAGATCGATCTCTCGCTGAAAGACGTCAACGACCACCAGCGCTCCGATAAGATCCAGGAGTGGAAAAACGAGCAGAAAGCGGACAACTGGATGGAACTCGCCTTCGGCGAGGAGATCGACGACGAGGAGTACACCGCGATCGCGAACGAACTGCTCACCACGCACCCCTCGCTGTACGCCGCGTTCAAACAGGCGGCGATCCACGGGGCGGAGGCCATCGACGGCACGGACCTCGACGATGCGGAGATCGAGGCCGTCGTCGAGACCGCTCGCGAGAACGTCTCGGTGCCCTACGTCAACGTCACCGGCTACGTCGACCTCGAGAATCCCTCTGCGAGCGGCGTCGACGGCATTCGCCAGGCGCTTGAGGCCGCCGCCGGCAACGGCGAGGTCCCCGAGGAGGTCGAACTCGACGTCACCTACGTCGGTGCCCCCGAGTACCGCATCAAAGTGAAAGCTCCCAACTACAAGACTGCCGAGGCCCAGCTCGAAGAGAGCGCACAGCGGGCCATCGCCGCAGTCGAGTCAGAGGGCGGCGACGGCGAGTACCACCGCGAGCGTCGCAGCGACGACGAGTAA
- a CDS encoding 30S ribosomal protein S27e yields MAGNFYSVRCGDCENEQVVFGKASTEVACAVCGTTLARPTGGNAEIDHEIVETVESR; encoded by the coding sequence ATGGCAGGAAACTTCTACTCCGTCCGCTGTGGGGACTGCGAGAACGAACAGGTCGTCTTCGGCAAGGCGTCGACCGAGGTCGCCTGCGCCGTCTGCGGAACGACGCTCGCGCGGCCGACCGGCGGCAACGCCGAGATCGACCACGAGATCGTCGAGACAGTCGAATCACGATGA
- a CDS encoding 50S ribosomal protein L44e, whose product MQMPRRFNTYCPHCNAHHEHEVEKVRTGRSTGMKKVADRQRKRQTASIGNSGKFSKVPSGNKPTKKTDLKYRCSECGKAHLREGWRAGRLEFQE is encoded by the coding sequence ATGCAGATGCCACGCCGATTCAACACGTACTGCCCGCACTGTAACGCACACCACGAACACGAAGTCGAGAAGGTCCGAACCGGCCGTTCGACGGGAATGAAGAAGGTCGCTGACCGCCAGCGCAAGCGCCAGACCGCCTCCATCGGGAACTCCGGGAAGTTCTCGAAGGTGCCCAGTGGAAACAAGCCGACGAAGAAGACCGACCTCAAGTACCGCTGCAGCGAGTGTGGCAAGGCCCACCTCCGCGAGGGATGGCGCGCTGGCCGACTCGAGTTCCAGGAGTGA
- a CDS encoding glycosyltransferase: MTPTVGIVVPAFRPDVDVLGAYVREIDDALAPDTIRIELDEPREGTVESLSALPAMVNAVPERRGKGAAITAGFCALETDVLAFVDADASTPVDSLVRVVDRVRGGETAVATGSRRHPEAEVTTHQSRLRRRLGDGFAWLARHVLSLSLSDYQCGAKAIDATAWADVRGHLREPGFAWDVEFLAVADALGYRVEDVPITWADAPESTVSTVGTGRELVTGLFATRHRVKRLRGDRIRLPLPTRRSAPEPLVDRVRKR, translated from the coding sequence ATGACCCCGACGGTCGGTATCGTCGTCCCCGCATTTCGGCCCGACGTCGATGTTCTCGGCGCGTACGTCCGTGAGATCGACGACGCACTTGCTCCCGACACGATCCGGATCGAACTCGACGAGCCACGGGAGGGGACGGTCGAGTCGCTATCGGCTCTGCCGGCGATGGTCAACGCTGTTCCCGAGCGACGGGGAAAGGGCGCGGCGATCACGGCGGGGTTTTGCGCACTCGAAACCGACGTCCTCGCGTTCGTGGATGCGGACGCCAGTACCCCAGTCGACTCCCTCGTGCGCGTCGTCGATCGGGTTCGAGGCGGCGAAACGGCGGTCGCGACTGGCTCCCGGCGCCACCCGGAGGCCGAGGTGACGACCCACCAGTCGCGGCTCCGGCGACGACTCGGCGACGGCTTTGCCTGGCTGGCCCGCCACGTCCTCAGCCTCTCGCTTTCTGACTACCAGTGTGGCGCGAAGGCGATCGACGCGACGGCCTGGGCGGACGTACGCGGCCACCTCCGCGAACCGGGGTTCGCCTGGGACGTCGAGTTCCTCGCCGTCGCCGACGCGCTCGGCTACCGGGTCGAGGACGTGCCGATTACGTGGGCCGACGCTCCCGAGTCGACGGTCTCGACGGTCGGAACGGGGAGGGAACTCGTCACTGGACTGTTCGCGACGCGCCACCGTGTCAAACGACTTCGCGGTGATCGTATTCGCCTTCCGCTCCCCACACGACGGTCCGCGCCGGAACCGCTCGTCGATCGCGTCCGCAAGCGATGA